One genomic segment of Cerasicoccus sp. TK19100 includes these proteins:
- a CDS encoding type II toxin-antitoxin system RelE/ParE family toxin — MVGYRLTRQADADLVSIIRYTLDTWGDEQTEKYVARLEACFVEIANQRVVAKSFSKSFPELHVVRCQHHFVFYLEHSRAPASIVAILHERMDMLSRLTDRLEG; from the coding sequence ATGGTCGGCTACCGGCTGACCCGGCAAGCAGATGCAGACTTAGTGTCGATCATCCGCTACACCTTGGACACTTGGGGTGATGAGCAGACAGAAAAATATGTGGCCCGACTGGAGGCCTGCTTCGTTGAAATAGCCAACCAACGAGTGGTCGCAAAGTCTTTCTCCAAAAGCTTTCCTGAGCTTCACGTAGTGCGGTGTCAGCACCACTTCGTGTTTTATTTGGAGCACTCAAGGGCCCCTGCCAGCATTGTCGCCATTTTGCATGAGCGAATGGACATGCTGAGCCGACTCACCGATCGTCTGGAA
- a CDS encoding plasmid mobilization protein: MSGAFDRVDILPQKSYLQNKMNRISIDVTPEEHQKIQAVAAQSGKSVQQFVLDRALAEDTSANQAMAVLEEFLAPRIEEARTGQFSTRSPQDILQAVRSPN, translated from the coding sequence GTGTCTGGAGCCTTCGACCGAGTTGACATTCTCCCGCAAAAATCCTATCTTCAAAACAAGATGAATAGGATCTCCATCGACGTGACACCAGAAGAGCATCAAAAAATTCAGGCAGTCGCGGCCCAGTCCGGCAAAAGCGTCCAACAATTTGTGTTGGATCGTGCATTGGCAGAAGATACCTCTGCCAATCAGGCGATGGCAGTATTGGAAGAGTTTCTAGCACCCCGTATCGAAGAAGCGCGAACCGGCCAGTTTTCCACGCGTTCTCCACAGGACATCCTACAAGCGGTGCGCTCGCCTAACTGA
- a CDS encoding response regulator, with amino-acid sequence MKILYWDDSDAVLENVTKKLEKLRHNVVPARTLEDCKTALQNKEAPIDLFIADHKADESDGMNFIMGAKAADPELHVVVLTPAILRSEYNQLQMCGIEVLKKPILLDQVVRPFLNPDKRRKKTAPPIPVPDAAPKKAGGLLGISDESGQEHEISEPTPANARPEGMPPPPGSPDEAPKKKKGLTRLFARS; translated from the coding sequence GTGAAGATTCTTTATTGGGATGATTCTGACGCCGTTCTCGAAAATGTTACCAAAAAACTCGAGAAGCTGCGTCACAATGTCGTGCCAGCCCGCACGCTGGAAGATTGCAAAACTGCCCTCCAAAACAAGGAGGCACCAATCGACCTCTTCATCGCCGACCATAAGGCCGATGAGTCCGATGGCATGAACTTCATCATGGGAGCCAAAGCGGCCGACCCCGAGCTACATGTCGTTGTGCTGACCCCCGCCATTTTGCGCTCCGAATACAACCAGCTGCAAATGTGCGGCATCGAAGTGCTCAAAAAGCCCATCCTGCTCGATCAGGTGGTGCGTCCGTTCCTCAACCCCGACAAACGGCGCAAAAAAACCGCGCCACCGATACCCGTCCCTGATGCTGCGCCCAAGAAAGCCGGCGGCCTGCTTGGCATCAGCGATGAAAGCGGCCAGGAACACGAAATTTCCGAACCAACCCCGGCTAACGCACGCCCCGAAGGCATGCCCCCGCCACCCGGTTCCCCCGACGAAGCCCCCAAAAAGAAAAAAGGCCTCACGCGCCTCTTCGCCCGCTCCTAA
- a CDS encoding ABC1 kinase family protein has translation MASPLKTLDLFSNVARGREIVTVLASHGFGDMLDAVRIPKGWIEKIVPPTDPNLNVWQRLRLVLEDLGPTFVKFGQVLSTRPDVLPEGLITEFKNLRSQVKPISFELIEPMLCAELGCGNYTEFFDDFDTNPVAAGSIGQVYKARLKDTDEWVAVKVQRPNIKKAIKADIEIIGWLVRMLHDRVEELQPYDLPAIVESTGKGILQELDFTIEANNAALFSALNPYEEVFAPKVYDQFAHERVTVFEWVEGRPPWDPAIPEDVRIKLAKAGGKSVFQQIVMSGFFHADPHGGNLIVTDDGRLCFIDWGLAGQLTREMRYFLADLFSAIAKSDPEKVCRVAMLMAQGKTRIDQTRLEQEVGFVLRQYRSKFDQNEAIGKIVIDLLFVFGSNGIQLARDYSLLAKAIISIEEVGQTLDPKFDIREVGKPFLRKLEWERWNPQTVTARLWWNIQGHLHKLRELPGDIQRFFRHLEDGEIKVTMKHEGLNDVGDVFDMGVNRLTMAIITAAILLASSIVIGTTAPKDASMTELYGNTITALAAFGFKLSILFGVWVIYDIIRHGRHK, from the coding sequence TTGGCCAGTCCCCTCAAGACGCTTGATCTGTTCAGCAACGTCGCCCGTGGCAGAGAGATTGTCACGGTGCTGGCTAGCCACGGCTTTGGCGATATGCTGGATGCGGTCCGCATTCCGAAAGGGTGGATCGAAAAGATCGTGCCCCCGACGGACCCCAACCTCAATGTCTGGCAGCGTCTGCGTCTGGTACTAGAGGATTTGGGGCCGACGTTTGTGAAGTTCGGGCAGGTGCTGAGCACCCGCCCGGACGTCTTGCCGGAGGGGCTGATTACTGAGTTTAAAAACCTGCGCAGCCAGGTAAAGCCGATCTCATTTGAGCTGATCGAGCCGATGCTTTGCGCCGAGCTCGGCTGCGGCAATTACACCGAGTTTTTCGACGACTTCGATACAAACCCGGTCGCCGCTGGCTCCATTGGGCAGGTTTATAAAGCCCGTCTGAAGGACACGGATGAGTGGGTTGCGGTCAAGGTGCAGCGTCCCAATATTAAGAAGGCGATCAAGGCCGATATCGAGATCATTGGCTGGCTGGTGAGGATGCTTCACGACCGCGTCGAAGAGCTGCAGCCGTACGATTTACCGGCGATCGTCGAATCGACTGGCAAAGGAATTCTCCAAGAACTCGATTTTACGATCGAGGCCAACAATGCCGCGCTTTTTTCCGCGCTCAATCCCTACGAGGAGGTTTTTGCGCCCAAGGTCTATGACCAGTTTGCCCACGAGCGTGTAACTGTGTTTGAGTGGGTGGAGGGCCGCCCGCCGTGGGACCCCGCCATCCCGGAAGACGTCCGCATCAAACTGGCCAAGGCTGGCGGCAAGAGCGTCTTTCAGCAGATTGTGATGAGTGGGTTTTTCCATGCCGACCCGCATGGCGGAAACTTAATCGTGACGGATGACGGTCGCCTCTGCTTCATCGACTGGGGATTGGCTGGTCAACTGACCCGCGAGATGCGTTATTTTCTCGCTGACCTTTTTAGCGCGATTGCCAAGAGCGATCCGGAAAAGGTCTGCCGCGTGGCGATGCTGATGGCGCAGGGCAAAACCCGCATCGATCAAACCCGCCTGGAGCAGGAGGTCGGCTTTGTGCTGCGGCAGTACCGCTCGAAGTTCGATCAAAACGAAGCTATCGGCAAAATCGTGATCGACCTGCTGTTTGTCTTCGGCTCGAACGGCATCCAACTCGCGCGCGATTATTCACTGCTCGCCAAGGCGATTATTTCCATTGAAGAAGTTGGGCAGACGCTCGACCCGAAGTTCGACATCCGCGAAGTTGGCAAGCCATTCCTGCGCAAGCTGGAGTGGGAGCGTTGGAACCCACAGACCGTCACCGCGCGGCTTTGGTGGAACATCCAGGGGCACTTGCACAAGCTCCGTGAACTGCCCGGCGACATCCAGCGTTTCTTCCGACATCTTGAAGACGGGGAGATTAAGGTCACCATGAAACACGAGGGGCTGAACGATGTCGGCGACGTGTTTGACATGGGCGTCAACCGTCTGACGATGGCGATTATTACCGCAGCCATCCTGCTGGCGTCCTCCATTGTGATTGGAACGACTGCTCCCAAGGACGCCTCCATGACCGAACTTTACGGCAACACCATCACCGCGCTAGCCGCCTTCGGCTTCAAGCTCAGCATCCTCTTCGGCGTCTGGGTCATCTACGACATCATCCGCCACGGCCGCCACAAATAG
- a CDS encoding DUF1343 domain-containing protein, whose product MRSRLLTLLILFATFSLAHAAPMIDLGIDTLRQSGFDKLQGKRVGLLSHPAGVDKYGRPSWLVLQKAPQVNLVALFGPEHGIDGKAQANEKVGHATHGPTGLPAYSLYGEYRKPSPEMLAGLDVLVIDLQDLGVRSYTYISAMKYAMAACFEQGIDVMVLDRPNPLGGLKVDGPGLDPEWMSYVGEFEVPYVYGMTIGELAVMCKKKPGVLGVSEDVRRRGRLMVVPMKGWHRDMLWPQTGLKWVATSPAIPDLSAAMGYSMTGLGAYVGKWGHGVGTQYNFRMIYYPGRSPELVKRVMEAYQIPGLGFQVTEGENASGKKFPGVYLTVTDWDRLDPCAISFYMMRLACQWSPENPFVNIGDQRRGFLIHMGDPAWLEELQTRGANARVEMFLERWKQQAEEFQRQSRAYWLYQ is encoded by the coding sequence ATGCGCTCGCGCCTGCTGACGCTCCTGATACTGTTCGCCACCTTTTCGCTCGCTCACGCTGCGCCCATGATCGACCTCGGCATCGACACCCTACGCCAGAGCGGTTTTGACAAGCTACAGGGCAAACGTGTGGGGCTGCTGAGCCACCCCGCTGGCGTCGATAAATACGGCCGCCCGTCCTGGCTCGTCTTGCAGAAAGCACCGCAGGTCAACCTCGTGGCCTTGTTTGGCCCGGAGCACGGCATCGACGGCAAGGCGCAGGCCAATGAAAAAGTCGGCCACGCCACCCACGGCCCCACCGGCCTGCCCGCTTATTCGCTCTACGGCGAGTACCGCAAGCCTTCGCCCGAGATGTTGGCCGGGCTGGATGTGTTAGTCATCGATTTGCAGGACCTCGGTGTGCGCAGCTACACCTACATCAGCGCGATGAAATACGCCATGGCCGCCTGCTTTGAGCAAGGCATCGACGTCATGGTGCTCGACCGGCCCAACCCCCTCGGCGGGCTCAAGGTCGACGGCCCTGGCCTTGACCCCGAGTGGATGTCTTACGTTGGCGAATTCGAGGTGCCCTACGTTTACGGCATGACGATTGGCGAACTGGCCGTCATGTGCAAAAAGAAGCCCGGCGTACTCGGCGTGAGCGAGGATGTTCGCCGCCGCGGCCGTCTGATGGTCGTCCCGATGAAGGGCTGGCATCGCGACATGCTTTGGCCGCAAACCGGTCTCAAATGGGTGGCCACCTCCCCTGCGATCCCCGACCTGTCCGCCGCAATGGGCTACTCGATGACCGGGCTCGGTGCCTACGTGGGCAAGTGGGGTCACGGTGTCGGCACGCAGTATAATTTCCGCATGATCTACTACCCAGGCCGCTCGCCGGAGCTGGTCAAGCGCGTCATGGAAGCCTACCAAATCCCCGGACTCGGCTTTCAGGTGACGGAGGGGGAAAATGCGTCCGGCAAAAAGTTTCCCGGCGTGTATTTGACCGTCACCGATTGGGACCGTCTCGACCCGTGTGCGATCAGCTTCTACATGATGCGGCTAGCCTGCCAATGGAGCCCGGAAAATCCCTTTGTCAACATCGGCGACCAGCGGCGCGGATTCCTCATTCATATGGGCGACCCCGCCTGGCTGGAAGAGCTCCAGACACGGGGCGCGAACGCCCGCGTAGAGATGTTTTTAGAGCGCTGGAAACAGCAGGCCGAGGAGTTTCAGCGCCAAAGCCGGGCCTATTGGCTTTACCAATAG
- a CDS encoding phasin family protein — MSWRLLDLRDYAMIELIKKSMLAGVGAAVVSKESAEKALSGLVEKGKISTSEAREVADKIVEEGRAEYEKARTEMEGWFEDMLRKGKVATQSDVAKLEARVAALEAAQKTAE, encoded by the coding sequence GTGTCTTGGCGCTTACTGGATTTACGTGATTACGCCATGATAGAGCTAATTAAAAAGAGTATGCTAGCCGGGGTGGGTGCCGCCGTGGTCTCCAAGGAAAGCGCCGAGAAAGCCCTGAGCGGTCTTGTTGAAAAGGGTAAGATTTCCACCAGCGAAGCCAGGGAAGTCGCCGATAAAATCGTGGAGGAAGGCCGCGCTGAATACGAAAAGGCGCGCACCGAAATGGAAGGCTGGTTCGAGGACATGCTCCGCAAGGGCAAAGTCGCCACGCAGTCCGATGTTGCAAAACTCGAAGCGCGCGTTGCCGCGTTGGAAGCCGCGCAAAAGACTGCCGAATAA